One genomic window of Ctenopharyngodon idella isolate HZGC_01 chromosome 18, HZGC01, whole genome shotgun sequence includes the following:
- the LOC127499525 gene encoding serine/threonine-protein kinase pim-2-like: protein MGQTSQDVTSDHEVLPTAEEPITGDPEVNNDWSQGPSLEEPISGDPQIDDDWSDDVFQDLIEINSCCYEIGDQLGKGGFGTVYAATRLKDDRQVAVKFASNECAKYARIDGYSRPIPLEVALQMYANHGPRVPQIIELLDWKDEDDHYIMVLERPVPCLPLYDFLQSYTSTMDEKLARIIMGEVVFAAQICCQRGVLHRDIKLENLLINPDTLEVKLIDFGCGDFITSAGYTSFAGTEEYCPPEYEMYGVYHGEPATVWSLGILLFLILFWKFPSRRDLRMISKNVWENDGLSQECCDFIRCCLQRSPRKRIELEKIGLHNWFNVFKV from the exons GTCAGACTTCTCAGGATGTCACCAGTGACCATGAAGTCCTTCCTACTGCAGAGGAACCCATCACTGGTGACCCTGAAGTCAACAATGACTGGAGTCAAGGCCCATCATTGGAGGAGCCCATCAGTGGTGACCCTCAAATCGATGATGATTGGAGTGACGACGTCTTCCAAGATTTAATTG AAATCAATTCCTGCTGCTATGAAATCGGCGATCAACTGGGAAAAGGAGGCTTTGGAACGGTTTATGCCGCGACTCGTTTGAAAGATGACCGTCAG GTGGCAGTGAAATTTGCTTCCAACGAGTGTGCAAAATATGCCCGCATT GACGGTTATTCCAGACCCATTCCGCTCGAGGTCGCTCTGCAAATGTATGCAAACCATGGGCCCAGGGTTCCTCAGATCATCGAGCTTCTAGACTGGAAGGATGAGGATGACCATTACATTATGGTCCTAGAGCGGCCCGTGCCCTGTCTGCCCTTGTATGACTTTTTGCAGAGCTACACGAGCACCATGGATGAGAAGTTGGCACGGATAATTATGGGGGAAGTAGTATTCGCTGCTCAAATATGCTGCCAGCGTGGAGTGTTACACCGAGACATCAAGCTGGAAAACTTGCTGATTAATCCGGACACCCTAGAGGTCAAATTGATTGACTTCGGGTGTGGTGATTTCATCACCAGCGCGGGTTACACGTCCTTTGCTG GCACAGAAGAGTACTGCCCCCCCGAGTATGAGATGTACGGTGTGTATCACGGGGAACCAGCGACAGTGTGGTCCCTCGGGATACTCCTGTTCTTAATACTTTTCTGGAAATTTCCAAGCAGACGAGACCTGCGTATGATCAGTAAGAATGTCTGGGAAAATGATGGCTTGTCACAAG AATGCTGCGATTTTATTCGTTGTTGTCTCCAGAGGAGCCCAAGGAAACGGATTGAACTGGAGAAAATCGGTCTCCACAACTGGTTTAACg